One genomic window of Arachis hypogaea cultivar Tifrunner chromosome 8, arahy.Tifrunner.gnm2.J5K5, whole genome shotgun sequence includes the following:
- the LOC112705079 gene encoding uncharacterized protein, whose product MIVSSWNVRGLRGDGKLRMVKELRNKHKLDMAGLTETKKQVVTRFDVTRIWGNNGVGWEYVGSDGDFNEIVHEGKRKGGTSLTQSAEEFKSMPLSDRKFTWFRGRSCSRIDRALLSLEWLQEFPESRLRGGLRGLSDHCPIILEDRKLSFGPSPFRSLDSWFTHEGFLRMVKEEWRDLGDKPFTDKFKALTVPLGRSHKDNFSEIDKKIAKFEEEIKRLDDMISNGVYDGTMEARRKALVTCCERWYVRKEVHGKQMSRSRHAKDMDKNTRYFHNIASARRRNNWIDTLVINGKRVRNQARIKIAIREFYKDLYHQERSPKVSFRDGLVEKIDELDAGTLEVLPSAEEIREAVWDCESSKAPGCDRYNLNFIKRCWDEIRAEFTAAVMEFFQTYKLLADSNIT is encoded by the exons atgatTGTTAGTTCATGGAATGTTAGGGGGTTACGAGGTGATGGGAAGTTGCGAATGGTGAAGGAACTTAGGAATAAACATAAGTTAGATATGGCTGGGTTGACTGAGACCAAAAAGCAGGTAGTGACAAGGTTCGACGTTACAAGAATTTGGGGAAATAACGGTGTAGGATGGGAATATGTGGGATCTGATG GAGACTTTAATGAAATAGTACACGAAGGGAAAAGAAAAGGTGGTACTAGTTTAACTCAGTCTGCGGAAGAATTCAAGAGTATGCCGCTTTCTGATCGCAAATTTACATGGTTCAGGGGACGGTCTTGTAGCCGGATAGATAGGGCTCTGCTGAGTTTGGAGTGGTTACAAGAGTTCCCAGAGTCTCGGCTTCGAGGTGGGCTGAGGGGCTTGTCAGACCATTGCCCTATAATACTTGAGGACAGGAAGTTGTCGTTTGGTCCAAGCCCGTTCAGAAGCCTGGACTCGTGGTTCACACATGAGGGTTTTCTCAGAATGGTGAAGGAGGAGTGGAGAGATCTAGGGGATAAACCTTTCACAGATAAATTTAAGGCTTTGACTGTTCCATTGGGGAGATCACATAAGGACAATTTTAGTGAGATAGACAAAAAGATTGCAAAATTTGAGGAAGAAATCAAGAGACTTGATGATATGATAAGTAATGGAGTGTATGATGGAACAATGGAGGCTAGAAGAAAGGCGTTGGTCACTTGCTGTGAGAGATGGTATGTGAGAAAAGAGGTACATGGGAAACAGATGTCTCGGTCTCGGCATGCAAAGGATATGGACAAAAATACAAGGTACTTCCACAATATAGCATCAGCAAGAAGGCGGAATAATTGGATTGATACACTGGTAATTAATGGCAAAAGGGTCCGGAACCAAGCTAGAATAAAGATTGCTATCAGAGAATTTTACAAAGATTTATATCATCAAGAACGGTCTCCCAAGGTGAGCTTCAGGGATGGGTTGGTGGAGAAAATAGACGAGCTAGATGCTGGGACTTTAGAAGTGCTACCGTCGGCTGAGGAAATCCGAGAAGCTGTATGGGACTGCGAGTCATCTAAGGCACCAGGGTGTGATAGGTACAACTTGAATTTCATCAAGAGATGTTGGGATGAAATTAGGGCAGAGTTCACGGCAGCAGTAATGGAGTTCTTTCAGACGTACAAGCTACTGGCGGATTCCAATATCACTTGA